A window of Engraulis encrasicolus isolate BLACKSEA-1 unplaced genomic scaffold, IST_EnEncr_1.0 scaffold_318_np1212, whole genome shotgun sequence contains these coding sequences:
- the LOC134443400 gene encoding cyclin-dependent kinase 5 activator 1-like: MGTVLSISPTSRKAKGGILTDEKPDATGSGGGVGVGGGASSGGKSESSKGGLKRHSVLISALTWKRLVAASAKKKNAKKVNPNPNPAPQANTITNPAVDQLNSENLKKSLQQTERKATKQGPLAVPVPTVPDQHSRRGIVGPQNQQSGQNQQQNPKQLIAVQKQPSSRSLISPRRVIVQASTGELLRCLSEFMCRRCYKLKELSPNEIILWFRNVDRSLLIQGWQDQGFITPANLVFVYMLCREAVTEDISTEYELQATFLTCLYLAYSYMGNEISYPLKPFLVESNKEVFWERSLRVIDKMSAKMLQINSDPHFFTEVFQDLKNEGGPRDSNSNVKWTNNLDR, translated from the coding sequence atggggacggtGCTATCCATCTCCCCCACCTCCAGGAAGGCGAAGGGCGGGATACTGACTGATGAAAAGCCCGATGCcactggcagtggtggtggtgttggtgttggtgggggggcaTCCAGCGGTGGTAAATCGGAGTCGTCCAAGGGGGGCCTGAAACGCCATTCCGTCCTCATCTCGGCTCTGACGTGGAAGCGCCTGGTGGCCGCCTCGGCCAAGAAGAAGAATGCCAAGAAGGTGAACCCTAACCCGAACCCCGCTCCTCAGGCCAACACCATCACCAACCCCGCGGTGGACCAGCTCAACAGCGAAAACCTCAAGAAATCTCTGCAGCAGACGGAGCGCAAAGCCACCAAGCAAGGTCCCCTCGCAGTGCCTGTCCCCACCGTGCCAGACCAGCACAGTCGGCGAGGGATTGTCGGCCCACAGAACCAGCAGAGCGGCCAGAACCAGCAACAGAACCCCAAGCAGCTGATAGCGGTGCAGAAGCAGCCCAGCAGCCGGTCTCTGATCTCCCCCAGGCGGGTCATCGTTCAGGCGTCCACCGGTGAACTCCTACGGTGCCTCAGCGAGTTCATGTGCCGACGCTGTTACAAGCTCAAGGAGCTGAGCCCCAACGAGATCATCCTGTGGTTCCGCAACGTGGACCGCTCCCTGCTGATCCAAGGGTGGCAGGACCAAGGCTTCATCACTCCCGCCAACCTGGTGTTCGTCTACATGCTGTGTCGCGAGGCCGTCACGGAGGACATCTCCACCGAGTACGAACTGCAGGCCACGTTTCTCACGTGCCTCTACCTGGCCTACTCGTACATGGGGAACGAGATCTCCTATCCGTTAAAGCCCTTCCTCGTGGAGAGCAACAAGGAAGTGTTCTGGGAGAGGTCTCTACGGGTGATAGACAAGATGAGCGCCAAGATGCTGCAGATCAACTCAGACCCGCATTTCTTTACCGAGGTCTTTCAGGACCTCAAGAACGAGGGAGGCCCCAGGGACAGCAACAGCAACGTGAAGTGGACTAATAACTTAGACCGTTAA
- the LOC134443402 gene encoding protein Wnt-6-like: MRMECKCHGLSGSCTLRSCWRKMPLFRETGDWLLQRFRTAQQVMGSNDGKSLIPVWPDAPPPRDRGLNRNLDLDPQDLIYSAESPDFCLANRRLGSEGTRGRVCNGTTSMAGGAVLSATGGGAVMATGGCEALCCGRGFQQHTLVYEENCVCRFHWCCVVQCQRCLIKKEVTLCL, translated from the exons ATGCGTATGGAGTGTAAGTGTCACGGCCTCTCGGGCTCCTGTACTCTCCGCAGCTGTTGGAGGAAGATGCCCCTCTTCAGAgagacag GTGATTGGCTGCTTCAGCGATTCCGGACCGCCCAGCAGGTGATGGGCAGCAACGACGGCAAATCACTGATCCCCGTCTGGCCCGATGCCCCGCCCCCCCGCGACCGCGGCCTCAACCGCAACCTCGACCTCGACCCCCAAGACCTCATCTACTCCGCCGAGTCACCTGACTTCTGCCTGGCCAATCGGAGGCTGGGATCGGAGGGGACGAGGGGGCGGGTGTGCAACGGGACGACGTCGATGGCGGGGGGTGCGGTGTTGTCGGCAACAGGAGGAGGCGCCGTCATGGCAACGGGCGGGTGTGAGGCGCTGTGTTGTGGGAGGGGCTTCCAGCAACACACGCTGGTGTACGAGGAGAACTGTGTGTGCCGGTTCCACTGGTGCTGCGTGGTGCAGTGCCAACGGTGTCTCATCAAGAAGGAGGTCACCCTTTGCCTCTGA